A section of the Citrus sinensis cultivar Valencia sweet orange chromosome 8, DVS_A1.0, whole genome shotgun sequence genome encodes:
- the LOC102615435 gene encoding uncharacterized protein LOC102615435, translated as MKSSQFSFQWLLLMIIFVSTSFHANGLKLRPRLGRIRRSRILEQKDSNHGFKTFFYNQTIDHFSYGPESYQTFPERYVINSKFWGGGNSPILAFLGAEAPIDDNIQLSGFTYENAHQFKALIVILEHRYYGKSVPFGSRKAALKNARHRGYFNSAQALADYASILLHIKDKYNATHAPVIAIGASYGGELATWFRLKYPHVVIGSLASSAPILYYGDITPWTTYHSVVSKDFRDTSEECFQTIKKSWSEIDNIASKPDDSSCISPLKNTTELKDGLDTVYSEAAQYDTPSNIPVKRICNAIENAPNCGDDILCKIAAGVVEADSLEYDGNNSRCYINEDKTGDESDEGWEWQSCSEMVVPMGKDKNSMYQPEPWNLTKYIKNCKEQYGVSPRPSWVLTYYGGHDIKLILRRSTSNIIFSNGMRDPFSRGGVLENISDSIIALSTKYGSHCLDLDGAKKSDPDWLVQQRKTEVKIMQGWITQYYDDFKAINK; from the exons ATGAAATCTTcacaattttcatttcaatggCTTCTACTGATGATCATCTTTGTTAGTACCTCATTCCATGCGAACGGTTTGAAGCTTAGACCAAGACTTGGCCGGATACGTAGATCCAGAATCCTGGAACAAAAAGATTCAAATCATGGgttcaaaacatttttttacaatCAAACAATTGATCATTTTAGCTACGGGCCTGAAAGCTACCAAACTTTTCCAGAACGATACGTCATTAATTCCAAGTTCTGGGGTGGTGGAAATTCGCCAATCTTAGCATTTTTGGGTGCTGAAGCACCTATTGATGATAACATACAACTTTCAGGTTTCACTTACGAAAACGCCCACCAATTTAAGGCTCTCATCGTAATTTTAGAG CATAGATACTATGGGAAATCTGTGCCTTTCGGATCAAGAAAAGCAGCCTTAAAAAATGCAAGGCATCGTGGGTATTTCAACTCTGCCCAAGCTCTAGCAGACTATGCATCAATTCTCCTGCACATAAAGGACAAATATAATGCTACACATGCTCCAGTGATCGCCATTGGAGCTTCATACGGAGGAG AACTTGCTACATGGTTTCGGTTAAAATATCCCCATGTTGTCATCGGATCTTTGGCCTCCTCTGCTCCAATCCTTTATTATGGTGATATCACACCATGGACCACATATCATTCTGTTGTCAGCAAGGATTTTCGA GATACTAGTGAAGAATGCTTCCAAACCATTAAGAAGTCGTGGTCAGAAATTGACAACATTGCTTCCAAGCCTGACG ATTCTTCTTGTATTAGTCCATTGAAAAACACAACTGAGCTGAAGGATGGTTTGGATACGGTGTATTCAGAAGCAGCTCAATATGATACTCCATCAAACATTCCGGTTAAAAGGATATGCAACGCCATTGAGAATGCACCTAATTGTGGAGACGACATTCTTTGCAAAATAGCTGCAGGTGTAGTTGAAGCAGATTCACTAGAATATGATGGAAATAATTCCCGGTGCTATATCAATGAAGACAAGACAGGTGATGAAAGTGATGAAGGCTGGGAGTGGCAG TCATGCAGTGAAATGGTGGTGCCCATGGGCAAAGACAAAAATTCAATGTACCAACCTGAACCATGGAATTTAACTAAATACATTAAGAATTGCAAGGAACAGTATGGTGTCTCTCCTCGGCCTTCATGGGTCCTAACTTATTATGGAGGCCAT GACATAAAACTGATTCTTCGGAGATCTACTAGCAACATCATTTTCTCAAATGGAATGAGAGATCCTTTTAGCCGTGGCGG GGTCTTGGAGAACATATCAGATAGTATTATCGCTCTTTCTACAAAATACG GTTCACACTGCCTGGATCTTGATGGGGCAAAGAAGAGTGATCCAGATTGGTTAGTCCAGCAACGTAAAACTGAAGTGAAGATCATGCAAGGATGGATAACTCAGTATTATGATGATTTCAAagcaatcaataaataa
- the LOC102628560 gene encoding prohibitin-1, mitochondrial-like, which yields MNFNNVKVPKMPGGGAVSALIKVGVIGGLGLYAATHSLYNVEGGHRAIMFNRIVGVKDKVYPEGTHLMIPWFERPVIYDVRARPNLVESTTGSHDLQMVKIGLRVLTRPVADQLPTIYRTLGENYNERVLPSIIHETLKAVVAQYNASQLITQRETVSREIRKILTERAAYFNIALDDVSITSLTFGKEFTFAIEAKQVAAQEAERAKFIVEKAEQDKKGAIIRAQGEATSAQLIGQAIAKNPAFITLRKIEAAREIAQTISKSSNKVYLNADDLLLNLQEMKLDNSQ from the exons ATGAACTTCAACAATGTCAAAGTTCCCAAGATGCCGGGTGGTGGCGCAGTCTCTGCTCTAATTAAGGTGGGGGTTATTGGTGGGCTTGGTTTGTACGCTGCTACTCATAGTCTCTACAATGTCGAGGGAGGGCATAGGGCCATTATGTTCAACCGCATAGTTGGTGTCAAAGATAAG GTTTATCCCGAGGGGACACATCTTATGATTCCATGGTTTGAGAGGCCTGTCATCTATGATGTTCGTGCACGACCCAACTTAGTGGAGAGTACTACTGGTAGCCATGATCTTCAGATG GTTAAGATTGGGCTTAGGGTGCTCACTCGTCCTGTGGCTGACCAGTTGCCTACAATTTATCGAACCCTTGGTGAGAACTACAATGAAAGGGTTCTGCCTTCTATCATTCATGAAACTTTAAAAGCTGTGGTTGCTCAGTACAATGCCAGCCAGCTTATCACACAGCGTGAG ACTGTAAGTAGGGAAATTCGGAAGATTCTGACTGAGAGGGCAGCCTATTTCAACATTGCTCTGGATGATGTCTCCATTACGAGCCTTACGTTTGGCAAGGAATTTACATTTGCCATTGAAGCTAAACAGGTGGCTGCACAAGAAGCAGAGAGGGCTAAATTTATTGTGGAAAAAGCAGAACAAGACAAGAAAGGTGCTATCATTAGAGCACAG GGAGAAGCCACTAGTGCTCAGCTGATTGGTCAAGCCATTGCCAAAAACCCAGCATTTATTACACTGAGGAAGATTGAAGCAGCTAGAGAAATTGCTCAGACTATCTCGAAGTCGTCCAACAAGGTTTACTTGAATGCAGATGATCTGTTGCTGAACCTT